A genomic window from Nicotiana sylvestris chromosome 11, ASM39365v2, whole genome shotgun sequence includes:
- the LOC138880763 gene encoding leucine-rich repeat extensin-like protein 3: MNGSENSVESEKTAHQMLKEAMANMEKMRLEMNEMQLAMAKVQKGPEPPVTPTPPPGHTPEYPSHSPSTSFPNHHYYQGRDTYDPQAPPPNQNPPPPNVPIFVAPPPATLQRSSSEPLFQVHDTQYFPPEPTFKAPEPYTYTPQFGIPEKAEKPVKNTEHEEVI; this comes from the coding sequence ATGAAtggctcagaaaatagtgttgagtcggaaaagacggcacatcagatgctaaaagaggcgatggccaatatggaaaaaatgagattggaaatgaatgaaatgcagctagccatggctaaggtgcaaaaggggcccgaaccaccCGTCACTCCTACTcccccaccaggacacacgccggaatacccttcccACAGCCCTTCAACAAGCTTCCCAAACCACCACTACTATCAGGGGAGAGAtacctatgatccccaagctccgccacctaatcagaaccctccaccaccaaatgttcctatctttgtggcacctcccccagccacaTTACAAAGATCGTCTAGTGAACCACTGTTCCAagttcacgacacccaatattttcCTCCTGAACCCACTTTTAAAGCTCCTGAGCCATACACATATACACCCCAATTTGGGATCCCAGAGAAAgctgagaaaccagttaagaATACAGAACACGAGGAGGTGATttga